A region from the Geobacter benzoatilyticus genome encodes:
- a CDS encoding C-GCAxxG-C-C family protein, translated as MFWQNKQNVPVAESVADKVGIEAEGFYRSGKMHCAESVLMAARNQFFPSLPEEVVRAASGFGGGSGVGCICGAVSGGTMAFGFVLKDDKRTLKRVTKELHEWFKHEYGAACCRIATKNAKDKGGCAVLTGEVAKKVAELLLS; from the coding sequence ATGTTCTGGCAGAATAAACAAAACGTTCCCGTTGCGGAGTCCGTGGCGGATAAGGTGGGCATAGAGGCGGAAGGTTTTTACCGCTCGGGGAAGATGCACTGCGCCGAATCGGTGCTCATGGCGGCCCGTAACCAGTTTTTCCCCTCCTTACCCGAGGAGGTCGTGCGGGCTGCATCCGGTTTCGGCGGCGGTTCCGGGGTGGGGTGCATCTGCGGCGCCGTCTCCGGCGGCACCATGGCCTTCGGTTTCGTCCTGAAGGACGACAAGCGTACCCTCAAGCGGGTCACCAAGGAGCTGCACGAGTGGTTCAAGCACGAGTACGGCGCCGCCTGCTGCCGCATTGCCACTAAAAACGCCAAGGACAAGGGTGGGTGCGCGGTCCTGACCGGCGAGGTGGCGAAGAAGGTGGCCGAGCTTCTGCTGTCGTAG
- a CDS encoding MBL fold metallo-hydrolase, giving the protein MSCRITILCDNSVGPIAGTIGEHGFSALVEWDGGSLLFDTGSGKGLLPNAQRMNRDLRRVGAVAISHGHHDHTGGLWGLLSACGGKEVLAHPGIFARRYRVKDGGAALSIGIPYAEEFLRGQGASFSFSDQFREVGPGLFLTGEVPRTATFEVGDTGLFCDDTGCAPDSIRDDQSLIISTGRGLVLLLGCCHAGLVNTIEWARETTGVAEIHAVIGGTHLGFCGQNQLDETVAALRGYGVRKILGSHCTGFAAAARLHQEFPGCFHPASVGYTIEV; this is encoded by the coding sequence ATGAGCTGCCGGATAACCATCCTTTGCGACAACTCCGTGGGACCCATTGCCGGCACCATCGGAGAGCACGGTTTCTCCGCCCTGGTGGAGTGGGACGGCGGCTCGCTCCTGTTCGACACCGGCAGCGGCAAGGGGCTTCTTCCCAATGCCCAGCGCATGAACCGGGACCTCCGCAGGGTGGGCGCCGTGGCCATTTCCCACGGCCATCACGACCATACCGGCGGGCTGTGGGGGCTTCTTTCCGCCTGCGGCGGAAAAGAAGTACTGGCGCATCCGGGAATCTTTGCCCGGCGCTACCGGGTGAAGGATGGCGGCGCAGCCCTCTCTATAGGTATCCCTTACGCCGAGGAATTTCTCCGGGGCCAGGGTGCCAGTTTCTCCTTTTCGGACCAGTTCCGCGAGGTGGGGCCCGGTCTGTTCCTTACGGGCGAGGTGCCCCGGACGGCAACCTTCGAGGTTGGCGACACGGGGCTTTTCTGTGACGATACAGGGTGTGCCCCGGATTCCATCCGCGATGACCAGTCCCTCATCATCAGTACCGGACGTGGGCTCGTACTCCTTCTGGGCTGCTGCCACGCCGGGCTGGTGAATACCATTGAATGGGCCCGGGAGACCACCGGAGTCGCCGAAATCCATGCGGTCATCGGCGGGACCCACCTCGGTTTCTGCGGCCAAAACCAGCTGGACGAGACGGTGGCCGCGTTGCGCGGGTATGGCGTGCGGAAGATTCTCGGCAGCCATTGCACCGGTTTTGCCGCTGCCGCCCGGCTCCATCAGGAGTTCCCCGGCTGTTTCCACCCGGCTTCCGTGGGCTATACCATCGAAGTTTAG
- a CDS encoding YgaP family membrane protein gives MYIDRLLRIIAGSFILISLLLAHYHSPNWLWFTAFVGLNLFQSGFTNWCPMITILDKLGVPRFPNESCRK, from the coding sequence ATGTACATCGATCGCCTGCTCAGAATCATTGCCGGCAGCTTCATTCTGATTTCGCTGCTGCTGGCCCATTATCACAGCCCCAACTGGCTCTGGTTCACCGCCTTCGTGGGGCTGAACCTCTTCCAGTCGGGATTCACCAACTGGTGCCCCATGATTACCATCCTGGATAAACTGGGGGTGCCGAGGTTCCCCAATGAGAGCTGCCGCAAATGA
- a CDS encoding methyl-accepting chemotaxis protein gives MTIKRYRNWGILPKVMTISALTVVLFAGMVLLFFLPYIEGKMMDGKKESTRNVVEVAFATLNRYGEKAKLGEIPLEEAQRLAMADIKELRYKGKEYFWINDLSPRMIMHPVKPELDGTDLSGNKDPKGKHLFVEFVKVCREKGAGFVDYMWPMPGQSEPVPKISYVKLYEPWGWIIGSGIYVDDVRSDMAKLHWGVIGGTLIFSVLTLMLALSVGLGIVRPLRNVVASLHDIADGEGDLTKRIAVTREDESGDLARSFNTFVEKLQGIIGQVAQNATMVAASASQVESASRQMANGADHVAGQAGTVATASEEMAATSVEIAGNCVSLAEGANQASATARTGAAVVQETVSVMSRIAERVKDAARTVDSLGTRSDQIGEIIRTIEDIADQTNLLALNAAIEAARAGEYGRGFAVVADEVRALAERTTRATKEISQMIKAIQQETKGAVASMEEGVNEVELGTGEAARSGDALRDILDQINNVTMQINQIATAAEQQTATTTEISRNIQQITDVAHDTASGAQQSAGAAGQLAELAEELQKLVGRFRLAS, from the coding sequence ATGACAATCAAGCGGTACAGAAACTGGGGGATTCTCCCCAAAGTCATGACCATCTCGGCGCTTACCGTGGTCCTCTTCGCCGGTATGGTCCTCCTCTTTTTCCTCCCCTATATCGAGGGGAAGATGATGGATGGCAAGAAGGAATCAACCAGGAATGTTGTCGAGGTGGCCTTCGCCACCCTTAACCGCTACGGCGAGAAGGCGAAACTGGGGGAGATTCCCCTGGAAGAGGCCCAGCGTCTTGCCATGGCTGATATCAAGGAGCTCCGTTACAAGGGGAAGGAGTATTTCTGGATCAACGACCTTTCTCCCCGGATGATCATGCATCCCGTGAAGCCGGAGCTTGACGGTACAGATCTCTCAGGAAACAAGGACCCGAAGGGGAAACATCTTTTCGTGGAGTTCGTGAAGGTTTGCCGGGAAAAGGGGGCAGGTTTCGTGGATTACATGTGGCCCATGCCCGGCCAGAGCGAGCCGGTACCGAAAATTTCCTACGTGAAGCTCTACGAGCCGTGGGGCTGGATTATCGGAAGCGGCATCTATGTGGATGACGTGCGCAGCGATATGGCAAAGCTCCACTGGGGAGTGATCGGCGGCACGCTCATCTTTTCCGTCCTTACCCTGATGCTTGCCTTGTCCGTGGGGCTCGGCATCGTGCGCCCCCTGCGGAATGTGGTGGCGAGCCTCCACGACATTGCCGACGGGGAGGGAGACCTGACGAAGCGGATTGCCGTGACGCGGGAGGATGAATCGGGAGACCTGGCCCGCTCGTTCAACACCTTTGTGGAAAAGCTTCAGGGGATTATCGGTCAGGTGGCCCAGAACGCTACCATGGTGGCGGCATCGGCAAGCCAGGTGGAATCCGCCTCGCGGCAGATGGCCAATGGCGCCGACCATGTGGCCGGTCAGGCCGGCACGGTGGCCACGGCCAGCGAGGAAATGGCCGCCACGAGCGTCGAGATTGCCGGCAACTGCGTGAGCCTTGCCGAGGGGGCCAACCAGGCAAGCGCCACGGCCCGCACGGGGGCTGCCGTGGTGCAGGAAACCGTGTCGGTAATGAGCCGGATTGCCGAACGGGTTAAGGATGCGGCCCGCACCGTGGACAGCCTCGGCACCAGGAGCGATCAGATAGGGGAAATCATCCGGACCATTGAGGATATTGCCGACCAGACCAACCTCCTGGCGCTGAACGCGGCCATTGAGGCTGCCCGGGCCGGTGAGTACGGCCGCGGTTTTGCGGTGGTGGCCGATGAGGTGCGCGCCCTTGCCGAGCGAACCACCCGCGCCACCAAAGAGATATCACAGATGATCAAGGCGATTCAGCAGGAGACCAAAGGGGCCGTCGCCTCCATGGAGGAGGGGGTCAACGAGGTGGAGCTGGGGACCGGCGAGGCGGCACGCTCGGGGGATGCCCTGCGGGATATCCTTGACCAGATCAACAACGTGACCATGCAAATCAACCAGATAGCCACCGCAGCCGAACAGCAGACTGCCACTACCACCGAGATCAGCCGGAATATCCAGCAGATTACCGATGTTGCCCACGATACTGCCAGCGGGGCACAGCAATCGGCGGGAGCGGCCGGGCAGCTTGCGGAATTGGCGGAAGAATTGCAGAAGCTGGTTGGACGGTTCCGCCTTGCGTCGTGA
- a CDS encoding DUF302 domain-containing protein, translated as MELTRSYAFGKTVEMGYAETVARVREELAKEGFGVLTEIDVTEKFREKLGRDFRDYIILGACNPAMAWEAFQMELNIGTLLPCNVCVYTGNDGKTVVMAMDPVAALGIIGNAELTDVAATVRQKMERVLAAL; from the coding sequence ATGGAACTCACGAGATCGTATGCATTCGGCAAGACTGTGGAGATGGGCTATGCGGAGACCGTGGCCAGAGTCCGGGAGGAACTGGCGAAGGAAGGGTTCGGCGTCCTCACCGAGATCGACGTTACGGAGAAGTTCCGGGAGAAACTGGGCCGTGACTTCCGCGACTACATAATCCTTGGAGCCTGCAACCCGGCCATGGCCTGGGAGGCGTTCCAAATGGAGCTGAACATCGGGACCCTGCTTCCCTGCAACGTGTGCGTCTACACCGGCAATGACGGGAAAACCGTCGTGATGGCCATGGACCCGGTAGCTGCACTCGGTATCATCGGCAACGCCGAACTGACCGACGTGGCCGCAACGGTGCGGCAGAAAATGGAGCGGGTGCTGGCCGCCCTGTAA